A genomic window from Paenibacillus sp. FSL K6-0276 includes:
- a CDS encoding putative glycoside hydrolase, with the protein MNITWALLMMALGSVGVQQNQHDAEVAIVLKSAMNPPIIAGQNNNSNVTTPAPNATSETNDSQSMLHADPQPGAPKVKGIYVTAYSAGGERMEKLLSLLDQTELNSMVIDIKDDAGYITYKTDNPELQKLGNPQPFIGDINKLMERLNKHDVYPIARIVVFKDSILAKKNTQLSFVNADGSVWKNKGGDSFVNPYNEDVWKYNVDIAKEAVKLGFKEIQFDYVRFPEGFEKRSDTLKYTKSSDSRVDIISNFVKYAKAELAPLGVRVSVDIFGYAASAPAEGIGQDFVKISKNVDVISPMIYPSHYSTGWFGVKEPDLDPYATIKGSMVDTHKKLDPLGSYKPVIRPWIQDFTASWLGSGHYIKYGKKQVEDQIRALKDENVEEFLLWNANNRYTADVDYEK; encoded by the coding sequence ATGAACATCACCTGGGCTCTACTGATGATGGCCTTGGGAAGTGTAGGGGTGCAACAGAACCAACATGACGCTGAAGTGGCAATCGTATTGAAGTCCGCCATGAATCCCCCCATTATTGCTGGGCAAAACAATAATTCAAATGTTACTACCCCAGCTCCAAATGCTACATCTGAGACAAACGACTCACAAAGTATGTTACACGCAGATCCTCAGCCAGGTGCACCGAAAGTAAAAGGCATCTATGTTACCGCATACAGTGCAGGTGGAGAACGAATGGAAAAGCTTCTTTCTTTGCTCGACCAGACTGAACTAAATTCTATGGTCATCGATATTAAGGATGATGCTGGTTATATCACGTATAAGACCGATAATCCAGAACTTCAGAAACTGGGTAACCCTCAGCCCTTTATTGGCGATATCAACAAACTGATGGAAAGATTGAACAAACATGATGTTTATCCTATTGCTCGAATTGTTGTCTTTAAGGACTCTATACTCGCCAAAAAGAATACGCAATTATCCTTTGTTAATGCAGACGGCTCAGTTTGGAAGAATAAAGGCGGCGATAGTTTTGTTAACCCTTATAATGAAGATGTCTGGAAATACAATGTCGATATTGCCAAAGAAGCTGTTAAACTCGGCTTTAAAGAAATTCAATTCGACTACGTGCGCTTTCCTGAAGGATTCGAAAAACGTTCAGATACACTTAAATACACTAAATCCAGCGATTCTCGCGTAGATATCATTTCTAATTTTGTGAAATATGCCAAAGCAGAGCTTGCTCCACTAGGTGTTCGTGTATCCGTAGATATTTTTGGATATGCTGCATCTGCCCCTGCTGAAGGCATTGGACAAGACTTTGTTAAAATCTCCAAGAATGTGGATGTCATCAGTCCGATGATATATCCAAGTCATTATTCAACTGGATGGTTTGGAGTGAAAGAGCCTGACTTAGATCCATATGCTACCATCAAAGGCTCCATGGTTGATACACATAAGAAGCTTGATCCACTCGGCAGCTACAAACCCGTTATTCGTCCTTGGATTCAAGACTTTACAGCAAGCTGGCTCGGAAGCGGTCATTATATTAAATACGGCAAAAAACAGGTGGAAGATCAAATCCGCGCTTTAAAAGATGAAAATGTGGAGGAGTTTCTACTCTGGAACGCCAATAATCGCTATACCGCCGACGTCGATTATGAGAAATAA
- a CDS encoding YitT family protein, which yields MLRQIWNCIAVIFGAALIASGFNLFLIPHRLLSGGVSGLSMLVGYFTPINISLLYFLFNIPLLVAGWFQLGRRFIMLSMLSVVATTWFMTIIPEYLVATDMLLSSVFGGVLVGIGCGFSFRAGGSSGGFDILGSIITKFRDFPVGNVMVSLNGLVILAAAYFDNNWNLALASMVSIYVTGKVLDMIHISHLKVTVYIVTNRTDELLQHLIGLQRGVTKIKTEGAYSLVEKDMLMTVTTRYELAELQRIIRTTDPQAFVNIVETVGVMGSFRKR from the coding sequence TTGTTAAGACAGATTTGGAATTGTATTGCAGTTATTTTTGGAGCAGCGCTGATTGCCAGTGGATTTAATCTTTTTCTGATCCCTCATCGCTTACTCAGCGGAGGAGTATCTGGGCTTTCCATGTTAGTGGGTTACTTTACTCCAATAAACATAAGCTTGTTATACTTTCTCTTTAATATCCCTCTACTTGTAGCTGGTTGGTTCCAGCTGGGTCGGAGATTTATTATGCTAAGCATGTTATCCGTTGTGGCAACAACCTGGTTCATGACGATCATTCCAGAATATCTGGTAGCCACTGATATGCTGCTTTCTTCTGTATTCGGCGGAGTGTTGGTCGGTATCGGCTGTGGTTTTTCCTTCCGCGCAGGTGGTTCATCCGGAGGTTTTGATATTCTGGGTTCAATCATCACTAAATTCCGTGATTTCCCAGTTGGAAATGTGATGGTAAGCTTAAATGGACTCGTTATCCTAGCCGCAGCATATTTTGATAACAACTGGAACTTGGCACTTGCATCGATGGTATCTATATACGTAACCGGTAAGGTACTGGACATGATTCATATCAGCCATTTAAAGGTAACCGTATATATAGTAACAAATCGTACAGACGAGCTCCTTCAGCATCTAATAGGACTTCAGCGTGGTGTCACAAAGATTAAAACAGAAGGCGCTTATTCTCTTGTTGAAAAGGATATGCTAATGACAGTAACAACCCGCTACGAACTTGCTGAGCTGCAACGTATTATCCGCACGACAGATCCTCAAGCTTTTGTAAATATTGTCGAAACGGTCGGCGTTATGGGTTCCTTCCGAAAAAGATAA
- a CDS encoding DEAD/DEAH box helicase, with amino-acid sequence MKTFAEFGLEPKVLQAITELGFEEATPIQEQSIPLALTGSDLIGQAQTGTGKTAAFGIPLISKINREDEKILALIMAPTRELAIQVSEEIGKLSRFKGLRSLAIYGGQDIGRQIRGLKKKPQIIIGTPGRLLDHINRKTIRLDDVQTVVLDEADEMLDMGFMEDIQTILKLVPEERQTMLFSATMPPNIQRLAQQFLNNPQHVSVIPKQISAPLIDQAYVEVPERQKFEALSRLIDMESPELAIVFGRTKRRVDELAEALQKRGYSADGLHGDLSQNQRDAVMRKFRDGSIDVLVATDVAARGLDVSGVTHVINFDLPQDPESYVHRIGRTGRAGKEGTAWSFVTPREMDHLHLIERVTRHRITRKPLPTMAEAIEGKQRVTAERLLEMVESGELNEYKGISIQLLEQYDSVQLLSAAMKLLTGDKKDSAIELTPEDPIRAKRRGGKNDIRSGRKPNGGYGGNRGTSGGSTGGYRGNRDNNGGGSRGGYSSGGSGSNYGSGSGGYGGGYKGNRDGASRDGGANRSSADRKPSTRPSSTSTRPAKREDFDN; translated from the coding sequence TTGAAAACATTCGCAGAATTTGGCTTGGAGCCAAAAGTGCTACAAGCAATCACAGAGTTAGGATTTGAGGAGGCAACACCGATACAGGAGCAGTCAATTCCATTGGCATTGACTGGGTCGGATCTGATCGGTCAAGCACAGACTGGTACTGGTAAGACTGCTGCTTTTGGTATCCCCCTCATCTCAAAGATTAATCGCGAAGACGAAAAAATCCTGGCACTAATTATGGCACCAACACGTGAGTTGGCCATTCAAGTATCAGAAGAAATCGGTAAGCTAAGCCGTTTTAAAGGTCTTCGTTCGTTGGCAATTTATGGCGGACAAGATATTGGTCGCCAAATCCGTGGTCTAAAGAAGAAACCACAAATCATTATTGGTACACCAGGACGTTTGCTTGACCATATCAACCGTAAAACCATTCGCTTGGATGATGTTCAAACTGTTGTATTGGATGAAGCAGATGAAATGCTGGATATGGGCTTTATGGAAGATATTCAGACGATCCTCAAACTCGTTCCTGAAGAGCGTCAAACTATGTTGTTCTCGGCTACAATGCCTCCAAACATTCAACGTCTTGCACAGCAATTCCTGAACAACCCGCAACATGTCTCCGTTATTCCGAAACAAATCAGTGCTCCGCTGATTGATCAAGCGTATGTTGAAGTACCTGAACGTCAAAAGTTCGAAGCGCTTAGCCGTTTGATTGATATGGAATCTCCTGAGCTTGCTATCGTATTCGGACGTACGAAACGCCGGGTTGATGAGCTTGCAGAAGCTTTGCAAAAACGTGGATACTCTGCTGATGGATTGCATGGTGACTTGTCACAGAACCAACGTGATGCAGTAATGCGTAAATTCCGCGATGGCAGCATTGATGTGCTGGTAGCTACTGACGTAGCGGCTCGTGGTCTGGACGTATCAGGCGTTACACACGTAATTAACTTTGACTTGCCACAAGATCCAGAAAGCTATGTACACCGTATCGGTCGTACAGGTCGCGCTGGTAAAGAAGGTACAGCTTGGTCTTTCGTTACTCCACGCGAAATGGATCATCTGCATTTGATCGAACGCGTTACTCGTCACCGTATTACTCGTAAACCATTGCCAACTATGGCTGAGGCTATTGAAGGTAAACAACGCGTAACAGCAGAGCGTTTGCTTGAGATGGTTGAGAGCGGTGAATTGAACGAGTACAAAGGTATTTCTATTCAGTTGCTTGAGCAATATGATTCCGTTCAATTGCTGTCGGCTGCAATGAAGCTTTTGACTGGTGATAAGAAGGATTCCGCAATTGAATTGACTCCTGAAGATCCAATCCGTGCTAAACGTCGTGGTGGTAAGAACGACATTCGCAGCGGCCGCAAACCTAATGGTGGGTATGGCGGAAACCGTGGGACTTCCGGTGGCAGCACTGGTGGATACCGTGGTAATCGCGACAACAACGGTGGTGGTAGTCGTGGTGGATACAGCAGCGGTGGCAGTGGCAGTAACTATGGTAGCGGCAGTGGCGGTTATGGCGGCGGCTATAAAGGCAACCGTGATGGAGCAAGCCGTGACGGTGGTGCGAACCGTAGTAGCGCTGATCGCAAGCCATCTACTCGTCCAAGCAGCACAAGCACACGTCCAGCAAAACGTGAAGATTTCGATAATTAA
- a CDS encoding DUF624 domain-containing protein — protein sequence MEFKGAMGGLYRITEWITRIAASNILWALCSAPFLFFGVMKMIMLGTSTGGVNEQLTLNWAMGILAPFTVFPASAALFTVVRKWVMGNTDVGTFRTFFQGYKENYLKSMLGGVIYTLMFVIMYVDVTVYMTQMPDFRIVGILMLVLMIILSVSMFNFFSIVVHYQMSFKQVMTNSFLLTIARPIRVFSTLIAAAVLVYIGLRYPALYFICIPTLIAMAAFFNFYATYNKLQLQVEQKKLKEQEEQEAALNNQDDEDDDEDDYEDDVENKDIKRI from the coding sequence TTGGAGTTTAAAGGAGCAATGGGCGGTTTATACCGCATCACAGAATGGATTACACGTATCGCAGCTAGTAATATCTTATGGGCACTATGTTCCGCCCCGTTTTTGTTTTTTGGTGTGATGAAGATGATTATGTTAGGGACAAGCACGGGCGGTGTAAATGAGCAGCTCACATTGAACTGGGCAATGGGGATTTTGGCACCATTTACAGTATTTCCTGCTTCAGCGGCATTATTTACCGTAGTACGCAAATGGGTTATGGGGAATACGGATGTAGGGACTTTTCGTACATTTTTTCAGGGGTATAAAGAGAATTATTTAAAGAGTATGCTCGGAGGAGTCATCTATACATTGATGTTCGTTATTATGTACGTCGATGTAACGGTTTACATGACACAAATGCCTGACTTCAGAATTGTTGGTATTTTGATGTTAGTGCTCATGATTATTTTGTCAGTGTCTATGTTTAACTTCTTTTCCATTGTCGTTCATTATCAAATGAGCTTTAAACAAGTGATGACGAACTCATTTTTGCTGACTATAGCACGTCCAATTCGCGTGTTCTCAACTTTGATTGCAGCTGCAGTTCTTGTTTATATTGGTCTGAGATATCCAGCGCTGTATTTCATCTGTATTCCAACGTTGATTGCGATGGCTGCTTTCTTTAACTTCTATGCTACCTATAACAAACTGCAATTGCAGGTGGAGCAGAAGAAACTGAAAGAGCAAGAAGAGCAAGAAGCTGCTTTGAATAATCAAGATGATGAAGACGACGATGAAGACGATTATGAAGACGATGTTGAGAATAAAGATATAAAACGTATTTAA
- a CDS encoding DUF1499 domain-containing protein yields the protein MSLKRTLVGLFRSHDGTSDRAKDPTLKTRYYNLTKDKAWEEVSSTLKKVPGFKVLHEVESVGEITLEKRTAFGRTLDITVSVLNTTPVRCGVDMYSASRGSLGDLGANYRVIQRLYASLDKKLGKHKAD from the coding sequence TTGTCGTTAAAAAGAACCTTGGTCGGTTTATTCCGCAGTCATGATGGAACAAGCGACCGCGCAAAAGATCCGACATTAAAAACGCGTTATTACAATCTAACGAAAGACAAAGCTTGGGAGGAAGTTTCATCAACGCTTAAGAAAGTTCCTGGATTCAAGGTGCTTCATGAAGTGGAGTCAGTAGGTGAGATTACACTAGAGAAGAGAACGGCATTCGGCCGTACACTGGACATTACTGTCTCAGTGCTCAATACCACGCCTGTACGTTGTGGCGTAGATATGTACTCAGCATCTAGAGGTTCGCTAGGCGATCTGGGTGCTAACTACCGTGTTATTCAGCGGTTGTATGCGTCTTTGGACAAAAAATTAGGAAAACACAAAGCGGACTAA
- the tpx gene encoding thiol peroxidase — translation MTQERTGVATFKGNPITLVGPKLTAGDPAPDFVLSKNLLEEVSLSDYAGKIKLISVVPSLDTGVCDAQTRRFNSEAAELGDDVVILTVSMDLPFAQARWCGAAGIDRVITLSDHKAASFGQAYGVLINEFRLDMRSIFVLDKSNTLTYVEYLSEMTEHPNYEDAIAAVKELL, via the coding sequence ATGACGCAAGAAAGAACAGGCGTAGCTACTTTCAAAGGCAACCCCATTACTCTCGTAGGACCCAAGCTTACAGCTGGTGATCCCGCCCCCGATTTTGTTCTTAGTAAGAATCTACTGGAAGAAGTGTCTCTTAGTGATTATGCCGGTAAAATCAAGCTGATCAGTGTTGTCCCTTCTCTAGATACTGGTGTATGTGATGCACAGACGCGCCGATTCAATAGCGAAGCTGCAGAGCTGGGTGACGATGTAGTTATCCTCACGGTTAGTATGGACCTACCATTCGCTCAAGCCCGCTGGTGTGGCGCTGCAGGTATCGATCGCGTAATTACTCTATCCGATCACAAAGCAGCCTCATTCGGACAAGCTTATGGTGTTCTAATCAATGAATTCCGGTTAGATATGCGTTCTATTTTTGTACTAGACAAGAGCAACACACTCACCTATGTTGAATATTTGAGTGAAATGACTGAGCACCCTAATTATGAAGATGCTATAGCTGCTGTGAAGGAGCTGCTCTAA
- a CDS encoding rhomboid family intramembrane serine protease, with translation MIFIRYENWKSYLRYYPVTCLLIVANVIMFILMTFNGGSTNIQTLVDFGAIVDVSPFKEELWRYVAAIFLHNGFSHLFFNSFTLLVFAPPLERLLGWWRYAILYVVGGVLANVLTIAISSRSALGVGTVSVGASGAIYAVYGAFLYIAVIQRAMMDEGSRKTLFGLLVIGIIMSFATPNVNWVAHIGGLVSGFFLYGLIIRIFNKSLRQGR, from the coding sequence ATGATATTTATACGGTATGAAAATTGGAAAAGTTATCTCCGGTATTACCCGGTAACATGTCTTCTCATAGTGGCTAACGTGATCATGTTTATCCTCATGACGTTCAATGGAGGATCAACTAATATTCAAACGCTTGTTGATTTTGGTGCTATAGTTGATGTTAGTCCATTTAAAGAGGAACTATGGCGCTATGTGGCGGCTATTTTTTTACATAATGGGTTTTCCCATCTATTCTTTAATAGCTTTACTCTGCTGGTGTTTGCACCGCCTCTGGAGCGCCTGCTTGGCTGGTGGCGATATGCTATTCTTTATGTGGTGGGTGGAGTTCTTGCGAATGTTCTAACGATTGCGATCAGCAGTCGCTCAGCATTAGGGGTAGGCACGGTATCAGTAGGTGCTTCTGGAGCGATCTACGCCGTTTATGGCGCATTTTTATACATTGCTGTTATTCAACGGGCGATGATGGACGAAGGCTCGCGAAAGACATTATTCGGATTGTTAGTAATCGGGATAATTATGTCGTTTGCAACACCGAATGTGAATTGGGTTGCACATATCGGAGGTTTGGTTTCAGGCTTTTTCCTATATGGACTTATTATTCGTATATTTAATAAAAGCCTAAGACAGGGGCGATGA
- a CDS encoding LysR family transcriptional regulator, which yields MELRQLQYFLKVAQKEHVTRAAEELHVAQSAVSRQIHQLEQELGVDLFMQKGRNLQLTPVGQLFCKRVDSILKELEHSVNEVHEFLDPERGEIRIGFPHSLGTHLIPTIVAEFRQYYPHVKFRFKQGSYPSLIKDVLSGEVDLTFISPFPENDEHVSGDIVMTEELFAILPQNHRLAGESEIRLEQLQKEKFVLFSQGYSLRPIVWQACLQAGFQPQIAFEGGETDTIRGLVAAGMGVSLLPEMAFYQTNPLQPAQVRVVEPAVTRTVGLIYRTDSKLPLVARSFRTFLISYFKARQNNTPVGS from the coding sequence GTGGAGCTAAGACAGCTGCAATATTTTCTAAAGGTAGCCCAAAAAGAACATGTAACAAGAGCGGCGGAGGAACTTCATGTAGCGCAATCTGCGGTAAGTCGTCAGATTCATCAGTTGGAGCAAGAGCTTGGGGTTGACTTGTTCATGCAAAAAGGGCGTAATTTGCAGCTAACGCCAGTTGGACAGCTCTTTTGCAAGCGGGTGGATAGTATCCTTAAGGAGTTGGAACATTCGGTAAATGAAGTGCATGAATTTCTGGATCCGGAGCGTGGGGAGATTCGTATTGGATTTCCTCACAGCCTTGGCACGCATCTTATTCCCACTATCGTTGCAGAATTCCGCCAGTACTATCCCCATGTTAAGTTTCGTTTTAAGCAGGGGTCGTACCCTTCTTTGATAAAAGATGTATTGTCTGGTGAGGTGGATTTAACATTTATTTCGCCTTTTCCGGAAAACGATGAGCATGTCTCAGGGGATATTGTTATGACTGAAGAGTTATTTGCAATACTTCCACAGAATCATCGGCTGGCAGGAGAGTCAGAGATCCGTTTGGAACAGCTTCAAAAAGAAAAGTTTGTTCTGTTCAGTCAGGGTTATTCTCTGAGACCGATCGTTTGGCAAGCATGCCTGCAGGCTGGATTTCAACCGCAAATTGCATTTGAAGGTGGGGAGACCGATACCATTCGTGGTTTAGTGGCGGCAGGGATGGGTGTAAGCCTTCTTCCGGAGATGGCGTTCTATCAGACGAATCCTCTCCAGCCGGCTCAGGTAAGGGTTGTTGAGCCTGCTGTGACGAGGACGGTTGGTTTGATTTATCGAACAGATAGTAAGTTGCCGCTGGTTGCGCGTTCGTTTCGGACTTTTTTGATATCCTATTTTAAAGCTAGACAAAACAATACCCCGGTTGGCTCTTAG
- a CDS encoding zinc metallopeptidase — protein sequence MMYLLVIIAFIFSLWAQFRVKGTFSKWSKVANLNGLTGYEAARRMLDANGLHDVPIEPVRGTLSDHYDPIHRVVRLSEPVYYESSIAAVSVACHEVGHAIQHKVSYPMLTLRHRMFPVVNFASGIAPFMLMAGFIFGYFNLVGLGIIFFSAAVAFQLVTLPVEFNASNRARQVMVEQGYIRNEEERGVAKVLNAAALTYVAAALVSLLELLRLITVFLGNRD from the coding sequence ATGATGTATCTATTAGTAATTATCGCCTTTATCTTTTCATTATGGGCCCAGTTCAGAGTTAAAGGGACATTCAGCAAATGGTCCAAGGTGGCCAACTTGAACGGTCTGACAGGATATGAAGCAGCTAGACGCATGCTCGACGCAAACGGACTTCACGATGTTCCGATTGAGCCTGTAAGAGGTACGCTTTCTGACCATTATGATCCGATTCACAGAGTTGTACGCTTATCAGAGCCTGTTTATTATGAGAGTTCTATCGCAGCAGTATCTGTCGCTTGTCACGAAGTGGGTCACGCCATTCAGCATAAAGTTAGTTATCCTATGTTAACACTCCGTCACAGGATGTTCCCAGTAGTTAATTTCGCATCAGGCATAGCACCATTCATGCTTATGGCAGGATTCATATTCGGTTACTTTAACCTTGTAGGCCTTGGTATCATCTTCTTCTCGGCCGCTGTTGCCTTCCAGCTTGTGACACTGCCAGTTGAGTTCAATGCCAGCAACCGGGCACGCCAAGTCATGGTAGAGCAAGGCTACATTCGTAACGAAGAGGAACGCGGAGTAGCCAAAGTCCTAAATGCAGCTGCATTAACATACGTCGCCGCCGCACTAGTATCCTTACTCGAACTGCTTCGTTTGATTACCGTCTTTTTAGGTAACCGCGACTAA
- a CDS encoding MerR family transcriptional regulator, with amino-acid sequence MILYRIGELAKAAHISERTIDYYTKLGLISPESRSTKNYRLYSYETLVTLERINQLKHDKYSLEEIKSMMSKWSEATPETDVSDKLVELEQHMQRLEREVKALEPIISGLKPGQARRALSNLLPQGVACMEAIRLLLLTQGPPM; translated from the coding sequence ATGATTCTATATCGAATCGGAGAATTAGCTAAGGCTGCTCACATCAGTGAGCGTACCATTGATTATTACACGAAATTGGGGTTAATCTCCCCAGAGTCAAGAAGCACCAAAAATTACCGACTTTACAGTTATGAAACCTTGGTCACCTTAGAACGTATTAATCAATTAAAGCATGACAAGTATTCATTGGAAGAAATCAAATCCATGATGAGCAAATGGAGCGAGGCTACTCCTGAAACTGACGTATCTGATAAATTAGTCGAGCTTGAGCAGCATATGCAGCGACTAGAACGTGAAGTAAAGGCACTTGAACCAATTATAAGCGGTCTGAAGCCGGGACAGGCCAGACGCGCGCTCTCTAACTTACTCCCACAAGGAGTGGCCTGCATGGAGGCGATTCGGCTTCTATTGCTTACGCAAGGACCGCCAATGTAA
- a CDS encoding ammonium transporter, with product MKKKWLMMLLAMITLMVYPVSAFAADGPTNADLQVGLDTAFTFLAFILVFFMQAGFAMLEAGSVRMKNAGHVAGKTVLTLAIASLCFWAVGFGLGFGNGNGFFGTTGFLYGGDSTASSFESLTFSDVTLNVKFLFQMAFAAVSLAIVSGGMAERAKISVYIIFGIIFSVVIYPVVAHWVWGGGWLAELGMQDYAGSTVVHLTGATAAVMATILLKPRLGKFNKEGKPVIIPGHNQVFTVLGVIILWFGWFGFNPGSALSPMGGFFGHVALTTNIAAAAGGLAALIASWLYFGKSDIPAMLNGVLAALVAITGACAYVEPWAAIIIGLVAGAFTFMTSQWLERAGLDDPIYAFSVHGIAGMWGAVSTGLFAAPDLITKGALVGEAGLFYGGGFHQLGVQVLGVVGTFVFVAVLSFIILYVMKVTTGLRVTEEEELMGLDISEHGTYGYPEQMKLIAESESKTLKQ from the coding sequence ATGAAAAAGAAATGGTTGATGATGTTACTAGCCATGATTACGCTGATGGTTTATCCGGTAAGTGCTTTTGCAGCGGACGGTCCGACAAACGCAGATTTGCAGGTCGGGTTGGACACCGCGTTTACCTTCCTGGCATTCATCTTAGTCTTCTTTATGCAAGCAGGGTTTGCGATGCTTGAAGCAGGTTCGGTTCGAATGAAGAATGCAGGTCACGTAGCCGGTAAAACGGTACTGACGCTGGCCATTGCGAGTCTTTGTTTCTGGGCTGTTGGCTTTGGACTTGGTTTCGGTAACGGTAACGGCTTCTTCGGTACTACAGGCTTCTTGTACGGCGGAGATTCAACAGCATCTTCTTTTGAATCACTTACATTTTCTGATGTAACTTTAAATGTTAAATTCTTGTTCCAAATGGCCTTTGCAGCAGTTTCCTTGGCTATCGTATCTGGAGGTATGGCAGAACGTGCTAAGATAAGTGTGTATATTATATTCGGAATTATATTCTCGGTCGTAATTTATCCGGTCGTAGCGCACTGGGTATGGGGCGGCGGTTGGTTGGCTGAGCTAGGTATGCAAGATTATGCAGGTTCCACGGTTGTCCATCTTACAGGTGCAACAGCAGCAGTAATGGCAACCATATTGCTTAAGCCACGACTTGGTAAGTTTAATAAAGAAGGTAAACCTGTTATTATTCCAGGTCATAACCAAGTATTCACTGTACTCGGTGTTATTATCCTCTGGTTTGGTTGGTTCGGATTCAATCCAGGTAGTGCTTTGTCCCCTATGGGAGGTTTCTTCGGTCACGTTGCATTAACTACGAATATCGCAGCAGCAGCAGGCGGTTTGGCAGCGTTGATTGCTTCATGGTTGTACTTTGGTAAATCTGATATTCCAGCAATGCTGAATGGTGTTCTAGCTGCACTGGTTGCGATCACTGGAGCATGTGCTTACGTTGAACCGTGGGCAGCAATCATTATTGGATTAGTAGCAGGTGCGTTCACATTCATGACATCTCAATGGTTGGAACGTGCAGGGCTTGACGATCCGATCTATGCTTTCTCAGTACATGGTATTGCAGGGATGTGGGGTGCGGTTTCCACAGGTCTATTCGCTGCACCAGATCTTATTACTAAAGGCGCTTTGGTAGGGGAAGCTGGATTGTTCTACGGTGGCGGTTTCCACCAATTGGGTGTTCAAGTTCTAGGAGTAGTTGGAACATTTGTTTTCGTAGCTGTTCTTTCTTTCATCATCTTGTATGTAATGAAGGTAACTACTGGACTTCGTGTTACGGAAGAAGAAGAATTGATGGGCCTGGATATCAGTGAGCATGGTACTTACGGATACCCTGAACAAATGAAATTGATCGCAGAATCGGAATCCAAAACCCTTAAACAATAA
- a CDS encoding DUF294 nucleotidyltransferase-like domain-containing protein, translating to MELTDEYSEESFRTIVLAGSPQELRERRIACQSILLEQLNVIPIEEWMFRVNTMHDLIAQTAVLICEAQMKEAGYGPPPCAYSFIVFGSSGRQEATLWSDQDNGLIVEGEPDGEKNRYFEFFGIMLSDVLEEVGYEKCAGKVMCSQWMWRKTLSEWIEQLKDWRTQLEWEPIRYLIISSDMRHVAGSAELSALWQEAFYEGFADNEKLSVAVLRNTVRHKATLNLLGQVLIERFGDYAGGFDIKYGVYIPLVNIVRRLSLLHGIRASSTLDRIEALNGLHKYQHLDDIRRAFLLAMRMRVNTTYSVQDGLLISSDYVAESELKNKQLLSELRESLLLVRRLHRALQRQLRSAERWRT from the coding sequence ATGGAGTTAACAGATGAGTATAGTGAAGAAAGCTTTAGAACCATCGTCTTAGCCGGTTCGCCACAGGAACTTAGGGAGAGGCGAATTGCCTGCCAAAGTATACTTCTGGAACAGTTGAATGTTATTCCAATTGAGGAATGGATGTTCCGTGTGAATACGATGCATGATCTTATTGCACAAACAGCGGTACTCATATGTGAGGCGCAGATGAAAGAGGCGGGCTATGGCCCGCCTCCCTGTGCTTATTCCTTTATTGTGTTTGGCAGCAGTGGAAGGCAGGAGGCTACACTGTGGAGCGATCAGGATAATGGTTTGATCGTTGAGGGTGAACCGGATGGGGAGAAGAATAGGTATTTTGAATTTTTTGGAATAATGTTATCCGATGTGCTTGAAGAAGTAGGATATGAGAAATGTGCAGGCAAGGTAATGTGCTCCCAATGGATGTGGCGGAAGACGTTATCTGAATGGATTGAGCAGCTGAAGGATTGGAGAACCCAGCTGGAATGGGAGCCTATCCGGTATCTTATCATTTCTTCGGATATGCGCCATGTTGCAGGAAGTGCTGAATTATCAGCGTTGTGGCAAGAAGCTTTCTATGAAGGTTTTGCTGATAATGAGAAGTTGTCCGTAGCCGTTCTTCGTAATACAGTCCGTCATAAAGCGACTTTGAATCTTCTGGGACAGGTGTTAATAGAGCGATTTGGTGATTATGCAGGTGGATTTGATATTAAGTATGGGGTTTATATCCCGTTAGTGAATATTGTTAGACGCTTGTCGTTATTACACGGCATTAGAGCTAGCTCGACATTAGACCGAATTGAAGCGCTTAATGGGCTTCATAAGTACCAACATTTGGATGATATCCGGCGAGCTTTCTTGTTGGCGATGCGGATGCGAGTGAACACAACTTATAGCGTCCAAGATGGATTATTAATCAGCAGTGATTATGTTGCAGAGAGTGAACTGAAGAATAAGCAGCTGTTGTCTGAGCTGCGTGAAAGTCTGCTGCTTGTCAGACGTCTTCATCGGGCGTTGCAGCGTCAGCTCCGCTCAGCGGAAAGGTGGCGAACATGA